The sequence GCCCCTGAACCGAAAGGGGCAAACTTCAGACCCAACGAAACCCTTTCCGCATCACCTAAAAGACCATAGGATAGATAGACCGCATCAATTGCCAAAATCAGATTAGGGCTGATTGCTCTCTCATAACCAAGACCAAAGGAAAAGCCTGCCCAGGTGCCTAAATGAGCACCTGACTGATAACCCCCGCGCAGATATAAAACCTCCCCCTTTTTTGACCCGATGGTGCCCAAATCAAGTTTTGCCTCAGCGCCGACCCCAACAGTCGGACCATAATCAGGAAAAACCGAGACATCGCTGGCGATAAGGAGATGATTGGTCAGAATCGGCAGTTTGAATGAGGCACCACCACGCAGATTAACCGGCGGATACTCCCAGTCCTCAATAAAACGCCTTGGTGTTCCCAAGTGCAAAAGGCTGGCACCAAGGGTCAGGTATTTAATCGGCTGATAAAGCACACCACCGTCAAAGGAAAGAGCCCAGGAGGAGAATGAGTCAATCCGGCTGT comes from candidate division WOR-3 bacterium and encodes:
- a CDS encoding PorV/PorQ family protein, coding for MRSVLVVFVLVIGSGFAGWLGPSATGFTFMKLGVGARPVAMGQAFTAVADDANALFYNPGGVALNSRFDLSITACQMLRGVSYFSGGLTVPILKIFGAGLAGGFLSATDTRRNELGQDLGTFGLTDIIAGPGFAVKPFKGLGIGGAGKFVYSRIDSFSSWALSFDGGVLYQPIKYLTLGASLLHLGTPRRFIEDWEYPPVNLRGGASFKLPILTNHLLIASDVSVFPDYGPTVGVGAEAKLDLGTIGSKKGEVLYLRGGYQSGAHLGTWAGFSFGLGYERAISPNLILAIDAVYLSYGLLGDAERVSLGLKFAPFGSGAK